The Thiosulfativibrio zosterae genome has a window encoding:
- a CDS encoding DnaJ C-terminal domain-containing protein, which yields MQYQDYYETLGVSRNADETEIKKAYRKLAGKYHPDKKTGDEAKFKQINEAYEVLSDPEKRSMFDRLGRNYQNGQNFQPPPDFESMFGGHGGSQGFGGAGFSDFFESMFGGQAGGFGGQGGGRGFARKGDDQVVKVLITLEEAVMGGQKTLNLQVPAAGSQGRVHMEPKQIKVKIPAGVKQGARIRLSGQGAPGYGGGPKGDLFLEMDLQAHPLYKVDETDVILNLPLTPWEAALGTKVEVPTLKGKVNLAIAPGTQSGAKLRIKGRGLGKEGEAGNQYVVVQIMTPPATSDADKAFYEQMAQALPFNPRTHF from the coding sequence ATGCAGTATCAAGATTATTATGAAACGCTCGGTGTTAGCCGTAATGCAGATGAGACCGAAATTAAAAAAGCTTATCGCAAGTTGGCTGGCAAATATCATCCCGACAAAAAAACGGGCGATGAAGCGAAGTTTAAACAAATCAACGAAGCCTATGAGGTATTGAGCGACCCAGAAAAACGCAGTATGTTTGATCGTTTGGGTCGCAATTATCAAAATGGCCAAAACTTTCAACCGCCACCAGATTTTGAATCGATGTTTGGTGGACATGGTGGTTCTCAAGGATTTGGTGGCGCGGGTTTTAGTGACTTTTTTGAGTCGATGTTTGGCGGTCAAGCAGGTGGTTTTGGTGGACAAGGCGGCGGTCGTGGATTTGCTCGCAAAGGCGACGACCAGGTGGTTAAAGTGCTCATTACCTTAGAAGAAGCGGTGATGGGCGGGCAAAAAACCCTTAACCTACAAGTACCAGCGGCTGGCTCGCAAGGCCGTGTGCACATGGAACCCAAACAAATTAAAGTTAAAATTCCAGCGGGTGTTAAGCAGGGCGCGCGCATTCGCTTAAGCGGACAGGGTGCGCCCGGTTATGGCGGCGGGCCTAAGGGCGATTTGTTTTTAGAGATGGATTTGCAAGCGCATCCGCTTTATAAAGTGGATGAAACCGATGTGATTCTTAATCTGCCATTAACGCCCTGGGAAGCGGCTTTGGGGACGAAAGTAGAAGTGCCTACGCTCAAAGGCAAGGTAAACCTCGCCATCGCTCCGGGCACACAATCTGGCGCCAAGTTGCGTATCAAGGGGCGAGGTTTGGGTAAAGAAGGCGAAGCGGGCAATCAATATGTGGTGGTTCAAATCATGACACCCCCTGCAACCAGTGATGCCGACAAAGCCTTTTACGAGCAAATGGCGCAAGCCCTGCCTTTTAATCCTCGCACACATTTCTAA
- a CDS encoding HDOD domain-containing protein, with product MQLKEQLVGARAIIGQTGMISMPKEVIELQRLFMKYEVPNFADVSNIIGQNVVLAGEVVQTANLPSVKGRYPKEILSIKDAVDVLGVSRLKNLVKAIGLKLTVATAGLDILIKHSLSVATVSAVIAQQTKLISTDEAYLLGLFHNVGAIVMAKYDAAYLTHFQKSLSAPISSMPIEIERYKASHGVVGLLVAENWGLEDVFKKVIIMHHESDLAVMRNVEVRKLVAVIQLANTIVAEKVFQVYMTPELQTMAAQCVANLELNEDQINEIWRAV from the coding sequence ATGCAACTCAAGGAACAACTCGTTGGTGCAAGAGCCATTATTGGGCAAACTGGCATGATTTCTATGCCTAAAGAAGTGATTGAATTGCAACGCTTGTTCATGAAGTACGAAGTGCCTAACTTTGCCGATGTGTCTAATATTATTGGTCAAAATGTGGTGCTGGCGGGTGAGGTGGTGCAAACCGCTAATTTGCCGTCTGTTAAAGGACGCTACCCCAAAGAAATTTTAAGTATTAAAGATGCGGTGGATGTGTTGGGCGTGTCGCGCCTTAAGAACTTGGTGAAAGCCATCGGCTTAAAACTAACGGTTGCGACAGCGGGGTTGGATATTTTAATCAAACACAGTTTAAGTGTTGCCACGGTTTCGGCGGTGATTGCCCAACAAACCAAGTTGATTTCAACTGATGAGGCTTATCTGCTAGGGCTTTTTCACAATGTCGGTGCAATCGTGATGGCAAAGTATGATGCCGCCTATCTGACCCATTTTCAAAAAAGCTTATCTGCCCCTATTTCCAGTATGCCCATCGAAATCGAACGCTATAAAGCCTCGCATGGCGTGGTTGGCCTGTTAGTTGCCGAGAATTGGGGGCTGGAAGATGTCTTTAAAAAAGTCATTATTATGCATCACGAAAGTGACTTAGCGGTGATGCGCAATGTCGAAGTTCGCAAGCTGGTGGCGGTGATTCAATTAGCCAACACCATCGTTGCCGAAAAAGTTTTTCAAGTCTATATGACCCCAGAGTTACAAACGATGGCCGCACAATGCGTTGCCAATTTAGAGCTCAACGAGGACCAGATTAACGAAATTTGGCGTGCGGTCTAG
- a CDS encoding methyl-accepting chemotaxis protein, translating to MTIQNRVWLMIAVALVGLLALSAFSLHSLRDNMLQEKQLQLTKLADTLFSQLAIYEQKVKDGQLSQAEAQQQAAAFIKTVRYGQGDYFWINDRQPKMIMHPTNPKLDGKDLSQNKDKAGNYLFVDMVKAVKANPKEGGFVHYYWPKPNSDAAVEKLSYVREFAPWGWIIGTGIYIDDIDAQFAQKLKSEVSVIGLILLLVIGMGWLLIRSLKQAITSLSQQVSQVSKDMHFSARFEPRKDELNKVGQSLNGLLGDLETSINEANHVVSAIADGDFNQRMQADYVGDLATLKNGVNGSAEAVAFSMNELAKVMQALYQGDFSARMDEKVPGEFRNLVQNAMTVLDSVIGEINQAMQQMNQGDFSGRVRVEARGSLAELKTRINDSMENMAHTVDVISQVVTAQAAGDLTQSLTGDAFKGQLKDLQNAINESAAKIKSVVTVAIESAEVVRGAAQEVSQGSMNLSERVQEQAAALEQTSSAMHQMNSQVQSSNENALHATQVSQQVQEKAHEGVAVMQQTINAMQMIQDSSHQISDIVTLIDSIAFQTNLLALNAAVEAARAGEHGRGFAVVASEVRNLAQKSADAAKDIKRLIDQTVDRVNQGSRLASESGEVLEVINQSVQTVTEMISQIATASAEQADGVRQVHHAITQIDGATQQNAALVEETSAASESLSEQASLLQKEMAFFRTGMTAGRNVARTQVAQSVSSKPALKPAAKATTKPAAKPASHAKPSSSSFASLGLVKKSVPNAAIAKPNASDEWSDF from the coding sequence ATGACGATTCAGAATAGAGTGTGGCTAATGATTGCTGTGGCCCTAGTGGGCTTATTGGCATTGAGTGCGTTTTCGTTGCATTCACTACGCGACAATATGTTGCAGGAAAAACAGTTACAGTTAACCAAATTAGCGGACACTTTATTCAGTCAGTTGGCTATTTATGAACAAAAAGTGAAAGATGGACAGCTTTCTCAGGCAGAGGCGCAACAACAAGCCGCAGCGTTTATCAAAACCGTGCGTTATGGGCAAGGTGACTATTTTTGGATTAATGACCGTCAACCAAAAATGATTATGCACCCGACTAACCCTAAACTAGATGGTAAGGACTTGTCACAAAACAAAGACAAGGCGGGCAACTATTTGTTTGTGGACATGGTGAAAGCCGTTAAAGCCAATCCTAAAGAGGGCGGGTTTGTGCATTATTACTGGCCAAAACCCAATAGTGATGCGGCGGTTGAAAAACTGTCTTATGTGCGCGAGTTTGCGCCTTGGGGTTGGATTATTGGCACCGGTATTTACATTGATGATATTGATGCCCAATTTGCGCAAAAATTAAAAAGCGAAGTCAGTGTGATTGGCTTGATTTTATTGTTGGTGATTGGCATGGGTTGGTTGTTGATTCGTTCGTTAAAACAAGCGATAACCAGCTTAAGTCAGCAAGTGAGCCAGGTGTCGAAGGACATGCATTTTTCGGCACGCTTTGAACCCCGCAAAGATGAGCTCAATAAGGTTGGGCAAAGCCTAAATGGTTTGTTAGGTGATTTGGAAACCTCAATCAATGAAGCCAATCATGTGGTGAGTGCCATAGCCGATGGGGATTTTAATCAGCGGATGCAAGCGGACTATGTCGGCGATTTAGCAACCCTGAAAAACGGCGTGAATGGTTCCGCCGAAGCCGTGGCTTTTAGCATGAATGAATTGGCAAAAGTCATGCAGGCACTGTATCAAGGTGATTTTTCGGCCAGAATGGATGAAAAAGTCCCTGGAGAATTCCGCAACCTCGTACAAAATGCCATGACGGTGCTGGATTCCGTGATCGGTGAAATCAATCAAGCCATGCAACAAATGAATCAAGGCGACTTTAGTGGCCGAGTACGAGTTGAAGCCAGAGGCAGCTTGGCGGAACTGAAAACGCGCATTAACGATTCCATGGAAAATATGGCGCACACGGTGGATGTCATTAGCCAGGTGGTGACGGCGCAAGCGGCTGGCGACCTAACCCAGTCTTTAACCGGTGATGCCTTTAAAGGGCAGTTAAAAGATTTACAAAACGCCATCAATGAGTCGGCGGCTAAAATCAAATCGGTGGTGACCGTCGCTATTGAATCGGCTGAAGTGGTTAGGGGCGCGGCTCAAGAAGTGTCGCAGGGCTCTATGAATTTAAGCGAGCGCGTGCAAGAGCAAGCCGCAGCACTCGAGCAAACCTCATCAGCTATGCATCAAATGAACAGCCAAGTACAAAGCAGCAACGAAAATGCACTGCACGCCACTCAAGTGAGCCAGCAGGTACAAGAGAAGGCGCATGAAGGGGTGGCAGTTATGCAACAAACCATCAATGCCATGCAGATGATTCAAGATTCTAGTCATCAGATTTCTGACATAGTCACTCTGATTGACAGTATCGCCTTCCAGACCAATTTATTGGCGCTGAACGCTGCGGTAGAAGCCGCCAGAGCTGGAGAACATGGTCGCGGATTTGCGGTGGTGGCCAGTGAAGTGCGTAACTTGGCACAAAAATCGGCAGATGCCGCCAAAGACATTAAACGCTTGATTGACCAAACGGTAGACAGGGTTAATCAAGGTTCGCGTTTGGCTTCTGAGTCGGGTGAGGTGTTAGAAGTGATTAATCAATCGGTACAAACCGTTACTGAAATGATCAGTCAAATTGCCACCGCTTCTGCGGAGCAAGCGGATGGTGTGCGCCAAGTGCATCATGCCATCACTCAAATAGATGGTGCGACACAACAAAATGCGGCGTTGGTTGAAGAAACCAGCGCTGCTTCTGAAAGCTTGAGTGAGCAAGCCAGTTTATTACAAAAAGAAATGGCGTTTTTCCGTACGGGCATGACGGCAGGGCGAAATGTTGCGCGCACTCAGGTGGCGCAATCGGTTTCGAGCAAGCCTGCGCTAAAACCAGCCGCTAAAGCCACCACTAAGCCTGCTGCAAAACCAGCATCACACGCTAAGCCAAGTTCAAGCAGCTTTGCCAGCCTAGGCCTGGTTAAAAAGAGTGTGCCCAATGCTGCCATCGCAAAGCCGAACGCATCTGACGAATGGAGTGATTTTTAA
- a CDS encoding response regulator gives MKKLNILLVDDNAIMQLIQSTLVKGYGHDVTTAGSGEEAMQMLANQAFDLVLMDCQMPGMDGMQTTQKLRQQGNRTPIIALTGNDTHEDRAACQASGMDGFLAKPMEKPAFEREVARFI, from the coding sequence ATGAAAAAATTAAATATTTTATTGGTGGATGATAATGCCATTATGCAGCTCATCCAAAGCACGCTGGTCAAAGGCTATGGTCACGATGTGACTACAGCCGGCAGCGGCGAGGAAGCCATGCAAATGCTTGCTAATCAAGCATTTGATTTGGTGTTGATGGATTGTCAGATGCCCGGAATGGATGGGATGCAAACAACACAAAAGTTGCGTCAGCAAGGTAATCGTACGCCCATTATTGCCTTAACCGGTAATGATACTCATGAAGATAGAGCGGCTTGCCAAGCCTCGGGAATGGATGGTTTTTTAGCCAAGCCGATGGAAAAACCGGCTTTTGAAAGAGAAGTGGCTAGGTTTATTTAA
- a CDS encoding HopJ type III effector protein: MTPIELIEQLNQHPVEFAQVIATIENHYTFTPTEFHNGEQLNAANTNNGSCKIFAFAQMHQLSEQATLNAFGQFYTQDVLLNPNGDDHGNIRNFMKTGWSGVQFSGAALQAR; encoded by the coding sequence ATGACACCCATTGAACTGATCGAACAGCTTAACCAACACCCCGTAGAGTTTGCGCAAGTCATCGCAACCATCGAAAATCATTACACCTTTACCCCAACAGAATTTCATAATGGTGAACAATTGAATGCCGCCAATACCAATAATGGTTCTTGCAAGATTTTTGCCTTTGCGCAAATGCATCAACTCAGTGAACAAGCCACCTTAAATGCGTTTGGGCAGTTTTACACCCAAGATGTGTTGCTCAATCCCAATGGCGATGACCATGGCAATATTCGTAACTTTATGAAGACAGGTTGGTCCGGTGTTCAGTTCAGTGGCGCAGCGTTACAAGCACGCTAA
- a CDS encoding response regulator yields MTETAQASNPFEKRFLRERNARKQAEKLLENKSLELYQSNLELQKLADDLEQKVAERTAELENERNKALALSKAKSEFVATMSHEIRTPINGVIGALKLLESETLSEECHHLVSIAHHSSELLLQIINDILDFSKIDAGQMQIECVPINLAVKLRHMTETFKPICQQKNLTFSTQIAPEVSEWIATDPLRLSQVLNNFISNAIKFTESGSVTVKVLLKDTQIVFEVIDTGIGISEAGQQKLFQDFSQVDASTSRRFGGTGLGLVITKKLIELMGGAVGVQSQPGQGSCFWASLPYRIAEPLNLPNEKQSSKFEVAAKAQILLVDDNLINRQIGSRILEKFGHTVVCVDSGFEALKVVESQTFDLIFMDCQMPVMDGFETTRRLRHMNNKTPTIALTANTSEEDRKAAFESGMNDFMTKPFEPNKIQKIIQVWLDRAL; encoded by the coding sequence GTGACAGAAACCGCCCAAGCCAGCAACCCTTTTGAAAAACGCTTTTTACGCGAGCGCAATGCGCGTAAACAAGCCGAAAAACTGCTGGAAAATAAATCGCTAGAGCTTTACCAAAGCAACCTTGAGTTGCAAAAATTGGCAGACGATCTAGAACAAAAAGTGGCTGAACGCACGGCGGAACTTGAAAATGAGCGCAATAAAGCGCTGGCATTGAGCAAAGCCAAATCCGAATTTGTAGCCACCATGAGCCATGAAATTCGCACCCCCATTAATGGCGTTATCGGTGCACTCAAACTCTTAGAGTCTGAAACCCTATCTGAAGAATGCCACCACTTGGTCTCCATTGCCCATCATTCTTCTGAGTTACTGCTGCAAATTATCAACGACATCTTAGACTTCTCTAAAATCGATGCGGGGCAAATGCAAATTGAATGCGTGCCGATTAATCTGGCTGTCAAACTGCGCCACATGACCGAAACCTTTAAACCCATTTGCCAGCAAAAAAATCTCACTTTCAGCACGCAAATTGCCCCAGAAGTCTCTGAGTGGATAGCCACAGATCCTTTACGACTCAGCCAAGTGCTCAATAATTTCATCAGTAATGCCATCAAGTTCACCGAATCAGGCTCTGTGACGGTAAAAGTCTTACTTAAAGACACTCAGATTGTGTTTGAGGTGATCGATACCGGCATAGGTATTTCAGAAGCCGGACAACAAAAGCTCTTTCAAGATTTCTCGCAAGTCGATGCCTCAACCAGTCGCCGCTTTGGTGGCACAGGATTAGGGTTGGTCATTACCAAAAAGCTCATCGAACTGATGGGTGGTGCGGTTGGGGTGCAAAGCCAACCCGGACAAGGCTCTTGCTTTTGGGCGAGCCTACCCTATCGAATAGCCGAGCCCCTGAACTTGCCTAACGAAAAACAATCTAGCAAATTTGAAGTGGCCGCCAAAGCACAAATTTTATTGGTAGACGACAACCTCATCAATCGCCAAATTGGCAGTCGCATACTCGAAAAATTTGGGCACACGGTGGTCTGTGTAGACAGTGGTTTTGAGGCACTCAAAGTGGTTGAGTCACAAACCTTTGATTTGATTTTTATGGATTGCCAAATGCCTGTCATGGATGGCTTTGAAACCACGCGCCGCCTAAGACACATGAACAATAAAACCCCAACCATCGCCTTAACCGCCAACACCTCCGAAGAAGACCGCAAGGCCGCTTTTGAAAGTGGCATGAATGACTTTATGACCAAACCCTTTGAGCCGAATAAAATCCAAAAAATCATACAAGTCTGGTTAGACAGAGCCCTTTAA